One genomic segment of Natrononativus amylolyticus includes these proteins:
- a CDS encoding Sjogren's syndrome/scleroderma autoantigen 1 family protein has translation MSDFDKEAEREKLREKYERDKADREATQRMSDLLLKGATMTNTHCNTCGDPLFRQNGTTFCPSCHGGPEGVEGTGLEADSETEPADEEASTEGPAASDAAADDDSTENTPAVPSGETADREERSRARPPTAPSRDHERRVESAPSPESASELPGDGLSVTGPSDAPGDLEGARASLVRALERFARAAAETDDPRYARECLEAAREAAAALATLER, from the coding sequence ATGAGCGACTTCGACAAGGAAGCCGAGCGCGAGAAGCTTCGAGAGAAGTACGAACGCGACAAGGCCGACCGGGAGGCCACCCAGCGGATGAGCGACCTCCTGCTCAAGGGTGCGACGATGACGAACACCCACTGCAACACCTGCGGAGATCCGCTCTTTCGACAGAACGGAACGACGTTCTGCCCGTCCTGTCACGGCGGCCCCGAGGGCGTCGAGGGGACGGGCCTCGAGGCCGACTCGGAGACCGAACCCGCCGACGAGGAGGCGTCGACCGAGGGACCGGCGGCGTCCGACGCGGCTGCCGACGACGACTCGACCGAGAACACGCCGGCGGTCCCCTCCGGGGAGACCGCCGACCGTGAGGAGAGATCACGGGCACGACCGCCGACCGCGCCGTCGCGCGATCACGAGCGCCGCGTCGAGTCCGCGCCGTCGCCGGAGTCGGCGAGCGAATTGCCGGGCGACGGGCTATCGGTTACCGGGCCGTCCGACGCTCCGGGCGACCTCGAGGGTGCCCGCGCCTCTCTCGTGCGGGCGCTCGAGCGGTTCGCGCGGGCGGCCGCCGAGACGGACGATCCGCGCTACGCGCGGGAGTGTCTCGAGGCGGCACGCGAGGCGGCCGCCGCGCTGGCGACGCTCGAGCGCTGA
- a CDS encoding TIGR00725 family protein: MRVSVIGGGTITDEETATATEVGRELGRRGHAVVCGGLGGTMEAVCRGAAAEGSETIGILPTASRADANPYVETAIATGMGHARNALVPLNGDGVIALSGGPGTLSEIGFAQAYGRPVVGLDTHELPGLETAETPAEAVTTLERAVLE, from the coding sequence ATGCGAGTCAGCGTCATCGGCGGCGGCACGATCACGGACGAGGAGACGGCGACGGCCACCGAGGTCGGACGGGAACTGGGCCGTCGCGGACACGCGGTCGTTTGCGGCGGTCTCGGCGGGACGATGGAGGCGGTCTGTCGCGGCGCGGCCGCCGAGGGGAGCGAGACGATCGGCATTCTGCCGACGGCCTCGAGAGCCGACGCCAACCCGTACGTCGAGACGGCGATCGCGACCGGGATGGGCCACGCCAGGAACGCGCTCGTGCCGCTCAACGGCGACGGGGTGATCGCGCTGTCGGGCGGCCCGGGAACGCTCTCCGAGATCGGGTTCGCACAGGCGTACGGCCGGCCGGTCGTCGGCCTCGACACCCACGAACTGCCCGGCCTCGAGACCGCGGAGACGCCCGCCGAGGCGGTCACGACCCTCGAGCGAGCGGTTCTCGAGTAG
- the mdh gene encoding malate dehydrogenase, translating to MTKVSVVGAAGTVGAAAGYNIALRGIADELVFVDIPDKEDDTIGQAADVNHGAAYDSNTVVRQGGYEDTAGSDVVVITAGIPRQPGQTRIDLAGDNAPIMEDIGSSIAEHNDDFVTITTSNPVDLLNRHLYETGDRAREKVIGFGGRLDSARFRYVIAQRYGAPVRNVEATILGEHGDAQVPVFSKVRVNGQDLEFTDEEKSEILEELKTSAMNVIEKKGATEWGPATGVAHMTEAVLRDTGEVLPASVKLEGEYGHENTAFGVPVKLGANGVEEIVDWELSEFERDQLGEAAEKLEEQYEKIS from the coding sequence ATGACGAAAGTGAGCGTGGTCGGCGCGGCTGGAACGGTCGGGGCCGCGGCGGGCTACAACATCGCACTGCGGGGGATCGCCGACGAACTCGTCTTCGTGGACATTCCGGACAAGGAAGACGACACGATCGGGCAGGCCGCGGACGTGAACCACGGGGCCGCCTACGACTCGAACACGGTGGTCCGACAGGGCGGCTACGAGGACACCGCCGGCTCGGACGTCGTCGTTATCACGGCCGGCATCCCGCGCCAGCCCGGCCAGACCCGGATCGACCTCGCGGGGGACAACGCGCCGATCATGGAGGACATCGGCTCCTCGATCGCCGAACACAACGACGACTTCGTGACGATCACGACCTCGAACCCGGTCGACCTGCTCAACCGCCACCTCTACGAGACCGGCGACCGCGCCCGCGAGAAGGTAATCGGCTTCGGCGGCCGACTCGACTCCGCGCGCTTTCGGTACGTCATCGCCCAGCGCTACGGCGCCCCCGTCCGGAACGTCGAGGCGACGATCCTCGGCGAACACGGCGACGCGCAGGTTCCGGTCTTCTCGAAGGTTCGGGTCAACGGCCAGGACCTCGAGTTCACCGACGAGGAGAAATCGGAGATTTTAGAGGAGCTCAAGACCTCGGCGATGAACGTCATCGAGAAGAAAGGCGCCACCGAGTGGGGGCCGGCGACCGGCGTCGCCCACATGACCGAGGCGGTCCTCCGGGACACCGGCGAGGTGCTGCCCGCGAGCGTGAAACTCGAGGGCGAGTACGGTCACGAGAACACCGCGTTCGGCGTTCCCGTCAAACTCGGCGCGAACGGCGTCGAGGAGATCGTCGACTGGGAGCTCTCGGAGTTCGAGCGCGACCAGCTCGGCGAGGCCGCGGAGAAACTCGAAGAGCAGTACGAGAAGATCTCGTAG
- a CDS encoding threonine ammonia-lyase: MTAKYEPVDSPDETTIFPYHDLTPPTTGDVYRARRRIEGHLPRTPLVRSEPLSAEFDADVYLKREDTLPTGAFKVRGGVNLLSQLDDSFSEPGVIAASTGNHGQSIAYAGRTFEIPVTIVVPEGANRTKVTAMERLGAAVLFSGSEFDDARTRAEALAAEEGYRYVHSANEPALVAGVGTAGLEVVEDLPDVDYVFCPVGGGSSAAGYCLTTGALADATVIGAQSEAAPAMHRAWAEGDLTPHDRMETFAEGMATRTPFALTTALLGAHLDDFRLVSESSLRRAIRDLLARDTIVAEGASAASVAAMRQLADELVGKTVALPISGRNLDLEKLPSASELAERR; encoded by the coding sequence ATGACCGCGAAGTACGAACCGGTCGACTCGCCCGACGAGACGACGATCTTCCCCTACCACGATCTGACGCCGCCCACCACCGGCGACGTCTACCGGGCCCGTCGTCGGATCGAGGGGCACTTGCCGCGAACGCCGCTCGTCCGGAGCGAGCCACTCTCGGCCGAGTTCGACGCCGACGTCTACCTGAAACGCGAGGACACGCTGCCGACGGGCGCGTTCAAGGTCCGGGGCGGGGTGAATCTCCTCTCACAGCTGGACGACTCGTTCTCCGAGCCGGGCGTGATCGCCGCGAGCACGGGCAACCACGGCCAGTCGATCGCCTACGCCGGCCGGACCTTCGAGATTCCGGTGACGATCGTCGTTCCGGAGGGCGCGAACCGGACCAAGGTGACCGCGATGGAGCGCCTCGGCGCGGCGGTGCTGTTCTCGGGGTCGGAGTTCGACGACGCCCGGACGCGGGCGGAGGCGCTCGCCGCCGAGGAGGGCTACCGGTACGTTCACTCGGCGAACGAACCCGCCCTCGTCGCCGGCGTCGGAACGGCGGGCCTCGAGGTCGTCGAGGACCTCCCGGACGTCGACTACGTGTTCTGTCCCGTCGGCGGCGGCTCGAGCGCCGCGGGCTACTGTCTGACGACGGGGGCGCTCGCCGACGCGACCGTGATCGGCGCCCAGTCGGAGGCCGCCCCCGCGATGCACCGCGCCTGGGCCGAAGGCGACCTCACGCCCCACGACCGGATGGAGACGTTCGCAGAGGGGATGGCGACCCGCACTCCGTTCGCGCTGACGACGGCGCTCCTCGGGGCGCACCTCGACGACTTCCGGCTCGTCAGTGAGTCGTCGCTCCGTCGGGCGATCCGCGATCTGCTCGCTCGAGACACGATCGTCGCGGAGGGCGCCTCGGCCGCGAGCGTCGCGGCGATGCGCCAGCTGGCCGACGAACTGGTCGGGAAGACGGTCGCGCTCCCGATCTCCGGTCGAAACCTGGACCTCGAGAAGCTCCCGTCGGCGTCCGAACTCGCCGAGCGCCGGTAA